A window of Microbispora hainanensis genomic DNA:
GTCCACGTCGATGCCCTCGAACCCCGCGCGGACGAAGGCGCCCATCAACCGGTCGGCCGCGGTGAGCGCGTTCGGCCCGAGCCCGGGGACCACGCCGATGAGGCTCGCGCTCCACGGATGGTCGAAGACCGCCTGACGCATGGCGTAGGCGAAGACGCTCGCCGCCTCCCGCCAGTCGGCCTCCTCGGGCACCACGACGCCCGAGTAGACCTCGTCCATCACGAGCTCGATCAGCTCGTCCTTGTTGGCCACGTGCCAGTAGAGGCTGGTCGCCCCCGCGCCGAGCCGGGCGCCGAGCCTGCGCATGCTGAGTGCGTCGAGACCCTCGGCGTCGAGCAGCTCCACGGCCGCCCGGACGATCTGGTCGCGGCTGAGGCCCTGCTCGCGCCCTCCCTTGCGCTCGCGGGTCCAGACCGAGGAGAACGGCTTCGCTGACACGGCCTCACAATATTCGCTCGCACAGTGTTCGATGGAGTCGTACAGTGTCCGACACTACTCGCACACTGTTCGAGGAGACCTTCATGTCCCATCCCCGGCGCTGGTGGATCCTCGGCGTCCTCTGTCTGAGCCTGCTGACCCTGGTCGTGGACAACACCGTCCTCAACCTCGCGATCCCGTCGCTCATGCGCGACCTCGGCGCCACGCCGTCCGACGTCCAGTGGGTCATCGACGCGTACGTCCTGGTCTTCGCGGGCCTGCTGCTCACCGCGGGCAGCCTGTCCGACCGGTACGGCAGGCGGCGGATGCTCGTGATCGGCCTGGCGTTCTTCGGTGGCGCGTCGCTGGCGGCCACGCTGGTCACCGAGCCCTGGCAGCTCATCGCGGCCCGCGCGCTGATGGGGGTCGGCGGCTCCTGCGTGATGCCGTCGACCCTGTCGATCCTGATCACGGTGTTCGACGAGAGCGAGCGGCGCAAGGCCATCGCCGTGTGGAGCTCGGTCGCCATGGTCGGCGTCATCGCCGGTCCCACCGTCGGCGGGTTCCTGCTCCAGCACTACTACTGGGGCTCGGTCTTCCTGCTCAACGTGCCGATCGCGGTGCTGGCGATCATCGCGGCCTTCGCGCTCATGCCGGAGACGTACGGCGAGACGCGGCGGGCCGACCCGCTCGGGGTGATCCTGTCCACTGCCGGGATGGGCGGGCTGGTCTGGGCCGTCATCTCCGCGCCCGGCGGGCACTTCAACCCCCTCGCGGTGGCGCTCTCGGCCGCCGCCCTGCTGGCGTTCGTGCTGTGGGAGCGCCGCAACCCCCACTCGATGCTGCCGCTCGGCCTGTTCCGGGACCGCTCGTTCAGCGGGGCGTGCTTCTCCATCGTGCTGCTGTCGTTCGGCGCGGGCGCGCTCATGCTGGCCATCACGCAGTATCTGCAGTTCGTCCTGGGCTACGACCCGTTGAAGGCCGGGTTCGCCCTGCTGCCCTACGTGGTGGCGGCGGCGGTGTTCAACGTGCTTGGCGCGTCGCTGGGCAGGAAGGTGAGCAACCGGGTGCTCATCGCCTCGGGCCTGGTCGTCATGGTCGCCGGGTTCGCCCTGCTGTCCACGCTCACCGGCGGATACGGCACGCTGATCGCCGGCCTCCTGGTCATGGGAGTCGGCGGCGGCCTGGCCGGTCCCGCGGCGTACGCGACGCTGATGGGCGCGGTGCCGCCCGAGCGCGCCGGGGTCGGCTCCGCGCTCAACGACACGGTGCAGCAGGTCGGCATGGCGCTGAGCGTGGCCGTCCTCGGCAGCGTGCTCGCCGCCGCGTACACCGCGGCCATGCCGGAGTCGGCGCCGCCGGCGGCGCGCGAGTCGATCGGCGTCGCGACGACCCTGGGCGACCCGGCCGTGGCCGCCGCCGGACGCGAGGCGTTCGTGTCGGCGATGTCCGTCGGCTCGTGGGTGGGCGCGGCCTGCTCGCTCGCGGCGGCTCTGGTCGCGCTGCTGGTCCTGCGCCGGAAGGCCGCAGACCCGGCTTCCGCGGAGGAGCCCGCGCAGGCCACCACTGTGTAAGTGAAGTTCGAGATATCCCAGACAGGCTGACGGGTGAGGCGGTCACCCGCCAGCCGGGATACTCGGAGCATGTCGGACCTTCTCGCACGCCATCGCGCGGTCATGCCGAACTGGATGGCCCTCTATTACAACGAGCCCATCGAAATCGTCGGAGGCAAGGGCAACCGCGTCGTCGACGCGAACGGGAAGAGCTATCTGGATTTCTTCGCCGGGATCCTCACCAACATGATCGGGTATGACGTGCCCGAGGTGCGGGAGGCCGTCGAGCGCCAGCTCGCCACCGGCGTCGTCCACACCTCGACGCTGTATCTGATCCGCAGCCAGGTCGAGCTGGCCGAGAAGATCGCCCGCCTGTCGGGCATCCCGGACGCCAAGGTCTTCTTCACCAACTCCGGCACGGAGGCCAACGAGACCGCCCTGCTGCTGGCCACCTACGCCCGCGGGTCCGACCAGGTGCTCGCCATGCGGCAGAGCTACCACGGCAGGTCGTTCGGCGCGATCAGCGTGACCTCCAACCGGTCGTGGAAGAACAACTCGCTGTCGCCGCTCAACGTGCACTTCCTGCACGGCGCCGACCGCCACCTCGTGCAGTTCCGCGGCATGTCGGACGCCGACTACATCGCGGCCTGCGTCGACGACCTGCGCCACGTGCTCGCCACGGCCGTCACCAAGGACGTCGCCGCGCTGATCGCCGAGCCGATCCAGGGCGTCGGCGGCTTCACGATGGCCCCCGACGGGCTGTTCGCCGCCTACAAGGAGGTCCTCGACGAGGAGGGCATCCTGTTCATCTCCGACGAGGTGCAGACCGGCTGGGGCCGTACGGGCTCGGCCTTCTTCGGGATCCAGAACCACGGCGTGACGCCCGACATGATGACCTTCGCCAAGGGGCTCGGCAACGGCTTCGCGGTCGGCGGCATCGTCGCGCGCGGCGACCTCATGGACGGCCCGCACGCCGTGGGCCTGTCCACCTTCGGCGGCAACCCGATCTCGATGGCGGCGGCCAACGCGACGCTCGACTACGTGCTCGACCACGACCTGCAGGCCAACGCCGCGCGCACCGGCGAGATCATCATCTCCGGGCTGCGCGAGGCCGCCGGGCGGCTGCCCGTCGTGGGCGACGTGCGGGGCAAGGGCCTGATGTTCGCGATCGAGCTGGTCGACCCCGCCACCGGCGCGCCCGCCCCGGCCCTCGCCGCCCGCTTCATGGAGGAGACCAAGAAGCTCGGCCTGCTCGCCGGCAAGGGCGGCCTGTACGGCAGCACGCTGCGCATGGCCCCGCCGCTCACGCTCACCGAGGACGAGGCCCGCGAGGGCCTGGGCATCCTCGTCACCGCTCTGGAGACCGTCAACGATGAAGCACGTTAACCACTGGATCGACGGCGCGCTCGCCGAGGGCGCGGGCCGTACGGCGGAGGTGTTCGACCCGGCGACCGGCGAGGTGAGCGGCCGGGTGTCGCTGGCCACGGCCGAGGAGGTCGACGCCGCGGTGGAGGCCGCCGCCCGGGCCTTTCCCGGCTGGCGCGACGCGTCGCTCACCAAGCGCACCCAGGTGCTGTTCCGGTTCCGCGAGCTGCTCGACGCGCACCGCGACGACCTTGCCGCGCTGATCACGGCCGAGCACGGCAAGGTGCACTCCGACGCGCTGGGCGAGGTGGCCCGCGGCCTTGAGGTCGTGGAGTTCGCCTGCGGCATCCCCCACCTGCTCAAGGGCGGCTACTCGGAGAACGTCTCGACCCGGGTCGACTCCTACTCGATCCGCCAGCCGCTGGGAGTGGTGGCGGGCATCACGCCGTTCAACTTCCCGGCGATGGTGCCGATGTGGATGTTCCCGGTGGCGATCGCCTGCGGGAACACGTTCGTGCTCAAGCCCTCCGAGCGCGACCCCTCCGCGTCGCTGCTGCTCGCCGAGCTGTGGCAGCGGGCCGGCCTGCCGGACGGCGTGTTCAACGTGGTCCAGGGCGACAAGGCGGCGGTGGACCGGCTGCTGGAGCACCCGTCCGTGCGGGCCGTGTCGTTCGTCGGCTCCACGCCGATCGCCCGGTACGTCTACGAGACCGGCACGGCGCACGGCAAGCGGGTGCAGGCGCTCGGCGGGGCCAAGAACCACATGCTCGTGCTGCCCGACGCCGACCTCGACCTGGTCGCCGACTCGGCCGTCTCGGCGGGCTTCGGCTCGGCGGGGGAACGGTGCATGGCGATCTCCGTGGTGCTCGCGGTCGACCCGATCGGCGACGAGCTGGTCGAGAAGATCGTGTCGCGGGTGCGGGACCTCCAGGTCGGGCCGGGAACCGACCCCGAGTCGCAGATGGGCCCGCTCGTGACCGCCGCCCACCGTGACAAGGTGGCGTCCTACCTCGACCTCGGCGTCCAGGAGGGGGCCAAGCTCGTGGTCGACGGCCGGGAGACCCCCGTGCGCGGGGGCCGGGGGAACGGCTTCTGGCTCGGCCCGACGGTCCTCGACCACGTGCCGCCGAACTCCCGCGTGCACCGCGAGGAGATCTTCGGCCCGGTGCTGTCGATCGTGCGCGTCCGCTCGTACGAGGAGGGCCTTGAGCTGATCAACACCGGCGAGTACGGCAACGGCACGGCGATCTTCACCAACGACGGCGGCGCGGCCCGGCGCTTCCAGAACGAGGTGGAGGTCGGCATGATCGGCGTCAACGTGCCGATCCCGGTGCCGATGGCCTTCTACAGCTTCGGCGGCTGGAAGGCCTCGTTGTTCGGCGACACCCACGTGCACGGCACCGAGGGGGTCCACTTCTACACCCGGGGCAAGGTCGTCACCTCGCGGTGGCTCGACCCCTCCCACGGTGGCGTGAACCTGGGCTTCCCGACCAACGCCTGACGTCGCAGGCGACGCCCCGGGCCGCCGGGGGCCAGTAGGCTCGGGGCGTCCGTCTTCTGTCACGGGGGGTCGTGCGTGCGCCGTACACACCTGGTCATGACGGTCGCGGCCGTGGGACTGCTCGCCGCCGCCTGCGCCGGTCGGCCTTCGCCCGCGACCAAGGTGGCCACGCCGGGCACCTCGGCCGCCGCGGGCGAGGCGGGACCCAGCCCGTCGTCCCGCTCGTCCGGCGCCACGCCCACCCCGCTCGCGTCCCTCGGGCGCGGCGAGGGAACGCTCAGCGTGGTCGCGATCGACGGGTACGCCGAGTGGGGCGGCGTCGATCCCAAGGTCAAGTGGGTCGGCACGTTCGAGAAGGCGACGGGCTGCAAGGTCAGCCTGCGTTACTACGACCCGCGCGCGCAGGAGCGGCCGGGCGACTTCCCGCCGCAGTCGTTCGACGTGATCTCCGCGACGCCCGAGGTGGGCGGCCGGCTGATGGACGAGGGCAAGGCCGCCCCGCTCAACACCGGTCTGCTGCACGGTTACGACGAGATCCCCAAGCGGCTGCGCACGCTGCCGTCTGTCACCCGGGGCGGGCGCGTCTACGGCGTGCCGTACGTGTGGTCGACCAACGAGATCCTCTATGACACCGGCAAGGTCAGCCCCGACGGCCCGGAGTCGCTCTTCACGGACAAGGGGCCTGTGATGTTCCGGGACCGTCCGCTGACGCTGGCCGACGCCGCGCTGGTGCTCAAGGCCCAGGGCACGGACGTCGGCGAGGGCATCAAGGACCCGTTCGACCTCACCGACGCCCAGCTCGACGCCGCCGCCGACCTGTTCACTTCGGACGGGGACGACCAGCGGACGTTCTGGCGTGACCCCGTCGAGGTCGTCCAGGGCTTCGCGACCGGGTCCGTATGGCTCGCGCAGGCCACGCCGTACCACCTGGACGTGCTCAGGCGCGGGCACAAGCCGGTCAGGGCGCTGACGGACCGGCCGGTGACCGGCTGGGCCGACTCGTGGATGGTGTCGGCCCAGGCCCCGCACCCCTCGTGCGCGTACAAGTGGCTCGACTTCACGATGTCGCCGGACGTGCAGCGCAGGGTTTCGTCCTGGATGGGGCTCGCCCCCGCCAACCCCAAGGGGTGCACCGGCGCGGCCCGCCGGATCTGCGCGGACTACCGTGTCGGCACCGCCCAGGCGTTCCGGGGCGTCTACTTCGCGGTGCGCCCCAAGGCGTACGACAAGTGGGTGGAGCGCTGGTCACGCGTCGTGTCCTGACCCCTCGGGTGTCCTGACCCGGGTGTCCTGATCCGGCGAGGGCTACGGTCACTTCGGCTCGCCGGTGCCGTGCGGCACCCGGTCGGGGTGGGACCCGCGGGCATGGGGTGCTTGGGCATGGGGTGCTTGGGCATGGGGTGCTCGGGCATCCCGCGGCGCGCGGGTGGGGAAGACGGTGCAGGCGAGCGGCCAGAACACCAGCCAGACCACCATGGCGAACGTGAGGCGGCCGGCCCATTCCAGGAGCGCCGCCGTGCGTTCGAGGTCGCCGACGGCCACGACCCCGGCCAGCAGCAGGCCGCAGGCGACGGCCCAGCCGATCATGCCCTTGCCCCAGGCGCGCCATTCGTCTCGGGCCCGCTCCCTGCCGTAACGCTTGCGCCGGTCGGGCGGCGGGCCTCCGGCATAGCGGTGGGCGAACCTGACGTCGGCCCATCGCACCATGTCGTGGCCGAAGGCGACGGTGAACCCCAGGTAGGCCGCGGCGAGCCCGTGCGTGAAATCCGCCCGCCCGCCGGTGCGGAGGTCGACAATGCTCGCGACGAGGAGCACCAGGTCGACCAGGGGGACGGCGAGCAGCAGCAGGCCGCCGAGCCGCTGTTTGCGCAGGAGATAACGGACGGCGAGCCCCGCGCCCAGCAGCACCCAGAACGCGATCTCGCAGGCGACGATCAGTCCGAACAGCATCCCGGCTCCTTTTTCGCACGGCGTGCTACTAACCTTTATCACACAGTGTGCTATAAAAAGCGCGCGGGTGCGTGGCGGGAGGTAGCTGTGCCGAAGATCGTGGACCACCAGGTGCGGCGCGAGGAGATCGCCGAGGCGTTGTGGCGGGTCGTGCGCCGGGACGGCGTGGCCGCCGCCACCGTCCGCAGCATCGCGGCCGAGGCCGGCTGGTCACCGAGCGCGCTGCGGCACTACTTCTCGACCCAGGCGGAGCTGCTCGCCTTCGCGATGGAGCACGTCATCGCGCGGGCTCGCGCGCGTATCGAGAGCACGGTCTATGACGGACCCGTGCGCGTCGCCGTACGCCGCCTGCTGGAGGAGCTGCTGCCCATGGACGAGGAGCGGCGCGCGGAGGCGGAGGTCTGGCTGCAGCTTGCCGCGCGGGCCCAGGGCGACCCGGCCGCCGTCGCCTGGTTGCGCCGCGCGGACGACGGAGTGGCGGAGGCGACGGCCCTGGCCGTCCGCGCCCTCGCCGAGCAGGGAGAGCTCGCGGCCCATCGGGACGCCGAGTTCGAGGCGGCGCGGCTGCACGCCCTCATCGACGGTCTGACCATCCACATGCTGACCCGGCCGGAGTCGATGCACCCTGACCGTACGAGCGCCGTGCTGGCCGCTCATCTGGACGACCTGGCGACCTGAGGAAGCGCGCCGGGCCTTCCGCCGCGGCGAACGCGAAATCCGCCATTCACGGGAAGTGATCTCATCACTACCGATAGAAATGGTGCCGGAGAAGAGATTCCGGGCGTCAGATCAACGGTGCGGGTGGGTCGCCGGTCAGGGATGGAGGCGGCGGCTGGGACGAATCGACCATGTCAGTCGGCAGCATCCAGCTCTCACCGGGATGGGCATGGCTGAGCTCTTCGGAGATTCCGTCGAAGGCAGCGGTCGCCAGGTGATGGCCCTTCGCGGCCGCGATGCGGAACCAGTAGGCGGCCGACCAGCCCTCGCCCTTGTCCCGATGGATCAGCGCCAGCTGGTAGGCGGCTTCGGGATGGCCTCCCGGGTCGGCGGCCATCCTGTAGAAGAACATCGCGACCTCGGTTCGGTCGGCGCGCTGGTAGCCGAGGCCGCAGCGGTAGGCGTAGTCGGCGGCCATCTGCTGCCGGCGTGGATGCGACAGCAGCTCCAGGGCGTCGCGGTGGCCGGCCTGGGCGGCCTCCCTCAGTCGCTGGACGCCCTCATGGGCGTGTCCACGCAGCAACGCGATCACCGCCAGGCTCACTCCGACCCTGACGTCGAACGGGCAGTCCTTCATCAACCGCACCCCCGTCCTGCCGTAGACCTGCAGCATGCGCTGGGCGTGTTCGTCCGGCTGTCCCGCGTCCTCGGCGGGCAGCAGGGGATCGTCGTCGGGCGCGGGAGTCGGCGACGAAGGCACGGGTGGCATTGGGTCCCTCGACGGTTCCGCCAGCGGCTCTTCCGACGCCTCGCTGTCCAGGGCGACGGCCGGCTGGTCGCCCCGGGCGGCGCGCCAGCGGGCGTGCCAGTCCGTCAGTGTGCCCATCGTTTCGGTCGGCAGACCGGTCTGCTCGGCTGCGGCGTGACAGGCGGTCACGAACGAGGCAACCCATGGCCAGCTGGGAACCTTCTTCCGCTTTCCGCGCAATATGTCGTGTGTGGTGCTCCTGGTAAGAAGTCGGGGTTGGTGTCCGTTATTGCCGGTACCGCCCGATAGTTTTTCCAATTCGGACATCGTGGGGGAGCCTGCCTGTTCGTGCAGCGTATTCAGCTGCGCGAGGAAGGCGCGGCACGCCGCGACGCGAGCTTCTTCGGTCATCGCCTCAGCCGCAAGGAGAGAGATCCACAAATTACGGAAGCGCTTGCTGATGGTCATGGTGGCATCAGGGCGGGACAGATGTTCGCATGATTGGCATATCCCACCTCATCCGGAAATTCTGTTGAGCCTGTCGCGCCGGCAGGACCCAGACGGTTCCGAACGTTGCCGGATGATTCCGGACGGCTCCGGATAAGACGGGACGGGAGCGGATGATCTCGAACTGGGCGGGGCGGGCTCGCCC
This region includes:
- a CDS encoding extracellular solute-binding protein; the protein is MTVAAVGLLAAACAGRPSPATKVATPGTSAAAGEAGPSPSSRSSGATPTPLASLGRGEGTLSVVAIDGYAEWGGVDPKVKWVGTFEKATGCKVSLRYYDPRAQERPGDFPPQSFDVISATPEVGGRLMDEGKAAPLNTGLLHGYDEIPKRLRTLPSVTRGGRVYGVPYVWSTNEILYDTGKVSPDGPESLFTDKGPVMFRDRPLTLADAALVLKAQGTDVGEGIKDPFDLTDAQLDAAADLFTSDGDDQRTFWRDPVEVVQGFATGSVWLAQATPYHLDVLRRGHKPVRALTDRPVTGWADSWMVSAQAPHPSCAYKWLDFTMSPDVQRRVSSWMGLAPANPKGCTGAARRICADYRVGTAQAFRGVYFAVRPKAYDKWVERWSRVVS
- a CDS encoding TetR/AcrR family transcriptional regulator C-terminal domain-containing protein, whose protein sequence is MSAKPFSSVWTRERKGGREQGLSRDQIVRAAVELLDAEGLDALSMRRLGARLGAGATSLYWHVANKDELIELVMDEVYSGVVVPEEADWREAASVFAYAMRQAVFDHPWSASLIGVVPGLGPNALTAADRLMGAFVRAGFEGIDVDYAMTAVVSYTLGATIPEVAFLSSLKATGKSVTELQAAVDPLLTKLSADLPNLRERYGSYAHQDFDPIVARRLAFDYGLMALLDGLGTRLR
- a CDS encoding sel1 repeat family protein, with the protein product MTISKRFRNLWISLLAAEAMTEEARVAACRAFLAQLNTLHEQAGSPTMSELEKLSGGTGNNGHQPRLLTRSTTHDILRGKRKKVPSWPWVASFVTACHAAAEQTGLPTETMGTLTDWHARWRAARGDQPAVALDSEASEEPLAEPSRDPMPPVPSSPTPAPDDDPLLPAEDAGQPDEHAQRMLQVYGRTGVRLMKDCPFDVRVGVSLAVIALLRGHAHEGVQRLREAAQAGHRDALELLSHPRRQQMAADYAYRCGLGYQRADRTEVAMFFYRMAADPGGHPEAAYQLALIHRDKGEGWSAAYWFRIAAAKGHHLATAAFDGISEELSHAHPGESWMLPTDMVDSSQPPPPSLTGDPPAPLI
- a CDS encoding MFS transporter, with translation MSDTTRTLFEETFMSHPRRWWILGVLCLSLLTLVVDNTVLNLAIPSLMRDLGATPSDVQWVIDAYVLVFAGLLLTAGSLSDRYGRRRMLVIGLAFFGGASLAATLVTEPWQLIAARALMGVGGSCVMPSTLSILITVFDESERRKAIAVWSSVAMVGVIAGPTVGGFLLQHYYWGSVFLLNVPIAVLAIIAAFALMPETYGETRRADPLGVILSTAGMGGLVWAVISAPGGHFNPLAVALSAAALLAFVLWERRNPHSMLPLGLFRDRSFSGACFSIVLLSFGAGALMLAITQYLQFVLGYDPLKAGFALLPYVVAAAVFNVLGASLGRKVSNRVLIASGLVVMVAGFALLSTLTGGYGTLIAGLLVMGVGGGLAGPAAYATLMGAVPPERAGVGSALNDTVQQVGMALSVAVLGSVLAAAYTAAMPESAPPAARESIGVATTLGDPAVAAAGREAFVSAMSVGSWVGAACSLAAALVALLVLRRKAADPASAEEPAQATTV
- a CDS encoding CoA-acylating methylmalonate-semialdehyde dehydrogenase; its protein translation is MKHVNHWIDGALAEGAGRTAEVFDPATGEVSGRVSLATAEEVDAAVEAAARAFPGWRDASLTKRTQVLFRFRELLDAHRDDLAALITAEHGKVHSDALGEVARGLEVVEFACGIPHLLKGGYSENVSTRVDSYSIRQPLGVVAGITPFNFPAMVPMWMFPVAIACGNTFVLKPSERDPSASLLLAELWQRAGLPDGVFNVVQGDKAAVDRLLEHPSVRAVSFVGSTPIARYVYETGTAHGKRVQALGGAKNHMLVLPDADLDLVADSAVSAGFGSAGERCMAISVVLAVDPIGDELVEKIVSRVRDLQVGPGTDPESQMGPLVTAAHRDKVASYLDLGVQEGAKLVVDGRETPVRGGRGNGFWLGPTVLDHVPPNSRVHREEIFGPVLSIVRVRSYEEGLELINTGEYGNGTAIFTNDGGAARRFQNEVEVGMIGVNVPIPVPMAFYSFGGWKASLFGDTHVHGTEGVHFYTRGKVVTSRWLDPSHGGVNLGFPTNA
- a CDS encoding TetR/AcrR family transcriptional regulator, with the protein product MPKIVDHQVRREEIAEALWRVVRRDGVAAATVRSIAAEAGWSPSALRHYFSTQAELLAFAMEHVIARARARIESTVYDGPVRVAVRRLLEELLPMDEERRAEAEVWLQLAARAQGDPAAVAWLRRADDGVAEATALAVRALAEQGELAAHRDAEFEAARLHALIDGLTIHMLTRPESMHPDRTSAVLAAHLDDLAT
- a CDS encoding aspartate aminotransferase family protein, with amino-acid sequence MSDLLARHRAVMPNWMALYYNEPIEIVGGKGNRVVDANGKSYLDFFAGILTNMIGYDVPEVREAVERQLATGVVHTSTLYLIRSQVELAEKIARLSGIPDAKVFFTNSGTEANETALLLATYARGSDQVLAMRQSYHGRSFGAISVTSNRSWKNNSLSPLNVHFLHGADRHLVQFRGMSDADYIAACVDDLRHVLATAVTKDVAALIAEPIQGVGGFTMAPDGLFAAYKEVLDEEGILFISDEVQTGWGRTGSAFFGIQNHGVTPDMMTFAKGLGNGFAVGGIVARGDLMDGPHAVGLSTFGGNPISMAAANATLDYVLDHDLQANAARTGEIIISGLREAAGRLPVVGDVRGKGLMFAIELVDPATGAPAPALAARFMEETKKLGLLAGKGGLYGSTLRMAPPLTLTEDEAREGLGILVTALETVNDEAR